Proteins encoded within one genomic window of Halocatena marina:
- a CDS encoding glycosyltransferase family 39 protein → MSWTENRFRTAIAVFAVLAGIVVYVIGHEVFPYLSVNHDEGVYLQQANLLLQGKLWLTADLSKVFQPWFFIRDGKRLYPKYTPVAAGLFTPGLALGIPRLALSVIAAGNVAFVGLIGREVFDRPTGVLAAGITLLTPFFLFISATFMSYAPTMLLNLMFAFGYIRMHRQRRRRYAMLAGGAIGLSFFSRPYSAVLFATPFVVHALSVAFVAIRNQNDWQPLMEREAVVALFGLGGVSLALAYNGIVTGNPFLFPYQVFAPLDGLGFGFRRLTGPGLWYTIDLALQANTQLVIELLSQWTFAAPIGSILAVLGLIPVVLHQHESNNETSLPDWELRMILSAVFVSVIVGNIYFWGTFNILGAVTDTTDGFISKLGPYYHLDLILPLSVFASAGALWLGRTIRSTAAKHTSAETARLVVIVLIIVSAPIIAGAEYNRIEPVVERNMEYTDQYAEVYAPFEKQTFDHALVFLPTPHEEWLGHPFQSLRNGGSLNEGSTLYAQNLGPTKQFATIDAYPNRTPYRFTYRGLWDSGKGQQITPHLQSLDIRNGSHHRFTTTVGDLGRLSSVRLSVNKTEIVSYHRGSDASKEKPVTVRWDVNGTHVRLADIQGAQGAMSNTTNTTQRTLPTGRVTPHPTAEQTHADAIAVEGPVYATLAITFRKDDGDPVTYSQGLAIDANNESARFLWPGPTKVCRGSHSCGREGMYVPGGTYPPEVSMNTTIQTEGKQGTNSVSPESESELEPKERASAITA, encoded by the coding sequence ATGAGCTGGACTGAGAATCGATTTCGAACTGCAATCGCCGTTTTCGCGGTGCTCGCTGGAATCGTGGTGTACGTTATTGGCCACGAAGTGTTTCCGTATCTCTCGGTAAATCACGATGAAGGGGTATATCTCCAGCAGGCGAATCTACTTCTTCAAGGGAAACTATGGCTCACGGCTGATCTTTCAAAGGTCTTTCAGCCGTGGTTCTTCATACGGGATGGAAAGCGTCTCTATCCGAAGTATACGCCGGTGGCTGCGGGGCTGTTCACCCCTGGGCTTGCGCTTGGCATTCCTCGGTTGGCGCTCTCGGTGATCGCGGCTGGCAACGTCGCGTTCGTCGGTCTTATCGGGCGTGAGGTGTTCGACCGACCGACAGGTGTCCTCGCCGCCGGGATTACTCTTTTGACACCGTTTTTCCTGTTTATCTCCGCGACATTCATGTCGTATGCACCAACGATGCTGTTGAACCTCATGTTTGCGTTCGGATACATCCGGATGCATCGACAGCGGCGTCGGCGATATGCTATGCTCGCCGGAGGAGCGATTGGGCTGTCGTTTTTCTCCCGCCCGTATTCAGCCGTTCTCTTTGCGACCCCGTTCGTTGTTCACGCACTCAGTGTGGCGTTTGTTGCCATCCGCAATCAGAACGACTGGCAACCACTGATGGAACGAGAGGCAGTCGTCGCCCTCTTCGGACTGGGCGGAGTTAGCCTCGCCCTCGCGTACAACGGTATCGTGACAGGTAACCCGTTCCTCTTTCCCTATCAGGTATTCGCGCCGTTGGATGGACTAGGATTCGGATTTCGGAGACTCACCGGGCCGGGACTCTGGTATACGATTGACCTCGCGCTGCAAGCGAACACACAGCTCGTCATCGAACTCCTCTCTCAATGGACATTTGCTGCACCGATTGGTTCGATACTCGCTGTACTCGGCCTCATTCCAGTCGTACTCCACCAGCATGAAAGTAACAATGAAACGTCACTTCCTGATTGGGAGCTTCGAATGATTCTTTCAGCAGTGTTCGTTTCCGTCATCGTTGGAAATATTTACTTCTGGGGAACGTTCAACATTCTTGGAGCGGTCACAGATACCACAGACGGCTTCATCTCGAAACTTGGTCCGTACTATCATCTCGATCTCATACTCCCACTGTCCGTGTTCGCTAGTGCAGGCGCGCTTTGGCTCGGACGAACGATCAGATCGACGGCCGCGAAACACACCTCAGCGGAGACAGCACGACTAGTCGTTATCGTGCTCATTATCGTCTCGGCACCAATTATTGCAGGCGCAGAATACAACAGGATTGAACCAGTGGTTGAGCGAAATATGGAGTATACCGACCAGTATGCAGAGGTATACGCCCCATTCGAGAAACAGACGTTCGATCACGCGCTTGTCTTCCTGCCAACGCCGCACGAGGAGTGGTTGGGTCACCCGTTCCAGTCGCTCCGCAACGGCGGCTCGCTCAATGAGGGCTCAACCCTTTATGCACAAAATCTCGGTCCAACCAAGCAATTCGCTACCATCGATGCGTACCCCAATCGAACACCCTACCGATTCACGTACAGGGGGCTGTGGGATAGTGGGAAAGGACAGCAAATCACCCCACATCTACAATCACTCGATATCCGCAACGGCTCTCATCACCGATTCACGACAACCGTTGGTGATCTCGGACGACTATCATCGGTTCGCCTCTCGGTAAATAAAACAGAGATCGTTAGTTATCATCGTGGTTCAGACGCGAGCAAAGAGAAACCGGTCACGGTACGCTGGGATGTCAATGGAACGCACGTAAGGCTAGCGGATATTCAAGGGGCGCAAGGAGCAATGAGTAACACTACCAACACCACCCAGCGGACTCTGCCAACCGGTCGTGTCACTCCACACCCAACTGCAGAACAGACACATGCCGATGCAATTGCCGTCGAAGGACCAGTCTACGCCACGTTAGCGATCACCTTCAGAAAAGACGACGGTGATCCCGTTACGTACAGTCAGGGACTCGCTATTGATGCGAACAACGAGAGTGCCCGATTCCTCTGGCCTGGCCCGACGAAGGTCTGTAGAGGCTCGCACTCGTGTGGGCGTGAAGGAATGTACGTGCCAGGGGGGACGTATCCTCCAGAAGTCAGTATGAATACAACCATACAAACAGAGGGGAAACAAGGCACCAATAGTGTTAGCCCAGAGTCAGAGTCTGAATTAGAACCGAAAGAACGGGCGTCGGCCATTACAGCGTAG
- a CDS encoding universal stress protein yields the protein MVGILLATDGSECAKRAGDHAINIANDREVPLHVLCVVDCREFDETALSSSELACIQAEDHGHECVADVADEARAAGLNVVTDVRHGIPEQSIIAYADKISANIIVMGEHGDHTEHLSGVGRRVKADSGRKTIVIT from the coding sequence ATGGTGGGGATACTGCTTGCCACGGATGGGAGTGAGTGTGCGAAACGAGCGGGTGATCACGCCATCAATATTGCAAATGACAGAGAGGTGCCACTCCACGTACTCTGTGTCGTTGACTGTCGAGAGTTCGATGAGACGGCACTCAGCTCAAGCGAATTGGCGTGTATTCAAGCTGAAGATCATGGTCACGAATGTGTTGCTGATGTCGCTGACGAAGCAAGAGCCGCTGGTCTCAATGTTGTAACTGACGTTCGCCATGGTATCCCAGAACAATCAATCATCGCGTACGCTGATAAAATCAGCGCAAATATCATCGTCATGGGCGAACACGGGGATCACACCGAACACCTTAGTGGCGTTGGGCGTCGTGTGAAAGCTGATAGTGGACGGAAAACGATTGTCATCACATAG
- a CDS encoding VanZ family protein, whose protein sequence is MVPSPFRYRKFGRFGPDKFLHFVGHAGLSTTLVKALEAKCSRRTAPVLAVGSSTIHGVITNSLQQWIPGRKPEYADVVAGFLGSVAGVWFWQYILARPHPRQTG, encoded by the coding sequence ATGGTGCCATCCCCCTTCCGCTATCGAAAGTTCGGGCGCTTCGGTCCGGACAAATTCCTTCATTTTGTAGGTCACGCTGGGCTTTCGACAACGCTCGTGAAGGCACTCGAAGCCAAATGTAGCAGACGTACTGCGCCAGTCCTTGCCGTCGGCAGTTCGACCATCCACGGTGTTATCACCAACTCCCTTCAGCAGTGGATTCCAGGACGGAAACCCGAGTACGCCGATGTCGTTGCTGGCTTTCTCGGATCAGTGGCAGGAGTCTGGTTCTGGCAGTACATATTGGCTCGTCCTCATCCCAGACAGACGGGATAA
- a CDS encoding DUF6789 family protein: MNPARSSIGGGIVATVVLAVFLLITDFLLSGTKIFVFATFTSLCAIGGPPYCEAGSLTAAGLTFFWFIILFALGWPLLFGGFTWGLPGESGLTHGAVFGFILWIGYVVTVLYGIWAGGETFAEDLPLLIITLFAYLVYGLVLGGVYDHFAGHRTFLTRRTDRETMG, encoded by the coding sequence ATGAACCCCGCCCGAAGTAGTATCGGCGGCGGAATCGTTGCCACAGTCGTTCTGGCGGTGTTTTTGCTCATCACGGACTTCCTTCTCAGCGGCACCAAAATCTTCGTCTTTGCCACGTTCACGAGTTTGTGTGCCATTGGAGGTCCACCATACTGTGAAGCGGGAAGCCTCACAGCGGCGGGGTTGACATTTTTTTGGTTTATTATCTTGTTCGCTCTCGGATGGCCACTCCTCTTTGGAGGCTTTACGTGGGGACTTCCTGGTGAGTCGGGGCTTACTCATGGAGCCGTCTTTGGTTTCATTCTCTGGATAGGATACGTCGTCACTGTTCTCTACGGTATTTGGGCCGGTGGTGAGACATTTGCTGAAGATCTTCCGCTCTTGATCATCACGCTGTTCGCGTATCTAGTCTATGGACTTGTCCTCGGTGGCGTCTACGATCACTTTGCTGGACACCGAACGTTCCTAACACGTCGAACAGACAGAGAAACGATGGGATGA
- a CDS encoding universal stress protein, whose translation MYDTVLVPVDGSNSANRAVERALGIAQKFDATVHTIFVVDTTRYGESTLSSSDLVLNDLETHGASLLEEVVDSGDDMGIEIVQQIRHGAPHQEIITYADEIGADAIVLGYQGQSHELAGHIGSVADRVVRTAGRPVMIV comes from the coding sequence ATGTACGACACCGTACTTGTTCCGGTGGACGGAAGTAATTCAGCGAACCGGGCAGTCGAACGAGCACTCGGAATCGCACAGAAGTTCGACGCAACTGTGCACACAATATTTGTTGTTGATACGACGAGGTATGGCGAATCAACACTCAGTAGCTCAGACCTCGTACTCAACGATTTAGAGACCCACGGTGCTTCGCTGCTCGAAGAGGTTGTAGATTCTGGTGACGATATGGGCATCGAGATAGTTCAACAGATCCGTCACGGTGCTCCCCATCAGGAGATCATTACCTATGCTGACGAAATCGGCGCTGACGCCATTGTCCTTGGATATCAAGGACAGTCACACGAGCTTGCGGGCCATATCGGTAGCGTTGCTGACCGCGTCGTCAGGACTGCAGGCCGACCGGTGATGATCGTATGA
- a CDS encoding universal stress protein, which yields MTENVLIPVDGSPLSFRALRHALREYPDASITVLHVVDLFEPGYGAQFDFESAYEPLTGSEEWYKRSEEITEQLFDEVKEHADEYGRDVSTVSEIGDPKRIIVDYADETEIDHIVIGAHGRSDEERPLFGSVAELVARRAAVPVTLIR from the coding sequence ATGACAGAAAACGTTCTCATTCCAGTCGATGGGTCGCCACTGTCGTTCAGAGCGCTTCGTCACGCATTGCGAGAGTATCCAGACGCCTCGATCACTGTGCTACACGTAGTCGATCTCTTCGAACCCGGCTACGGAGCACAATTTGACTTTGAGTCTGCCTACGAACCTTTGACTGGCTCTGAAGAGTGGTACAAACGATCTGAAGAGATCACAGAACAGCTCTTCGATGAAGTCAAAGAACACGCGGACGAGTACGGTCGTGACGTTTCCACCGTGTCTGAAATCGGCGATCCGAAACGAATCATCGTCGACTACGCCGATGAAACAGAGATTGATCATATTGTCATTGGGGCCCACGGGCGCTCCGACGAAGAGCGACCCCTATTTGGAAGTGTCGCTGAATTGGTCGCGCGACGCGCAGCGGTCCCCGTGACACTCATTCGATAA
- a CDS encoding M50 family metallopeptidase produces the protein MRRFRLGSVFGIPIELDITFLLIIPIFAYLIGSQVVPTANLLNMVWDAQIAPQALASGSTPWILGTIAALGLFVGVVLHELGHSLVALHFGYAIESITLWILGGIASITDMPEDWRQELLIAVAGPFVSILLGVGCYLIFLVLPETFYAGRFVLGYLAILNVALAAFNLLPGFPMDGGRVLRALLARTRSHRRATQIAVTVGKGFALFLGFIGLLGFNIILIGIALFIYVGASSEMQQQLLEDAFKGVSVRKIMTPAEDLDTVAAGTSISELLEQMFRQRHVGYPVVDDGTVVGMITLDDISSVPPVERDAITAADMMETDLKTIATTADIIDALSELQRNKIGRLLVMDTDDELTGMITRTDLTRALSIANQIESTDYANSRQRNS, from the coding sequence ATGCGACGATTTCGACTGGGATCGGTATTCGGCATTCCGATTGAACTCGATATTACGTTTTTACTCATCATTCCGATCTTCGCCTACCTTATCGGATCGCAAGTAGTACCGACAGCCAACCTTCTCAATATGGTTTGGGACGCTCAGATTGCCCCTCAAGCGTTAGCATCGGGTTCAACACCGTGGATTCTCGGCACCATAGCAGCGCTTGGATTGTTCGTCGGCGTCGTTCTTCACGAACTTGGCCACTCTCTCGTCGCGCTTCATTTCGGCTACGCGATTGAGTCAATCACACTGTGGATCCTCGGCGGCATCGCCTCCATCACCGATATGCCCGAGGATTGGCGTCAAGAACTCTTGATCGCTGTTGCCGGACCGTTCGTGAGCATCCTTCTCGGAGTTGGTTGTTATCTTATCTTTCTTGTACTCCCCGAGACCTTCTATGCCGGTCGTTTCGTCCTCGGGTATTTGGCAATTCTGAACGTCGCGCTCGCTGCATTCAATTTGCTACCGGGATTTCCAATGGACGGCGGACGGGTCCTGCGCGCGCTCCTCGCTCGCACACGGTCGCACCGGCGCGCCACCCAGATCGCTGTGACCGTCGGTAAGGGATTTGCCCTCTTCCTCGGATTTATCGGTCTCCTTGGATTCAATATCATCCTTATCGGAATTGCTTTATTTATTTATGTTGGTGCATCGAGTGAAATGCAACAACAGTTACTCGAGGATGCGTTCAAAGGCGTTTCTGTACGAAAGATTATGACGCCAGCGGAAGATCTCGATACTGTTGCCGCAGGAACGAGCATTTCAGAGCTACTCGAACAGATGTTTAGACAGCGCCACGTCGGCTATCCTGTCGTTGATGATGGCACTGTTGTCGGCATGATTACGTTAGACGACATCAGTTCTGTGCCCCCCGTCGAACGCGACGCTATTACTGCCGCCGATATGATGGAAACCGATCTCAAGACGATTGCAACCACGGCCGACATCATTGATGCACTGTCTGAACTCCAGCGCAACAAAATCGGCCGGCTACTCGTTATGGATACTGATGACGAACTCACCGGTATGATCACTCGAACAGATCTCACACGAGCGCTATCGATTGCTAATCAGATTGAATCAACTGACTATGCGAATAGCAGACAGAGAAACTCTTGA
- a CDS encoding phosphopantetheine adenylyltransferase, translating to MAHSERIAILGGTFTPIHSGHRALLHKAFQTADRLEGSDGHVIVGLVSTTLAKQTRSDPSHAELLGSFQDRRENLDAELNRMSDAYTATYEIIQLEDTLGPAATREDVDALVISPETKAQRRAHELNQRRIDTGLQPLEVHTSPFVIAEDGVRISSTRIRNGEIDVHGRVLDSSEE from the coding sequence ATGGCTCATTCCGAACGGATTGCTATTCTCGGTGGTACGTTCACACCAATTCATAGTGGTCACCGTGCCCTCTTACACAAAGCTTTCCAAACCGCAGATCGTCTTGAGGGGAGCGACGGCCACGTTATCGTTGGTCTCGTTTCGACTACTCTTGCCAAGCAGACACGAAGTGATCCATCCCACGCCGAACTGCTCGGTTCCTTTCAAGACCGACGGGAAAATCTCGATGCCGAACTTAATCGGATGTCCGATGCTTACACTGCAACCTACGAGATCATTCAGTTAGAAGATACTTTGGGCCCTGCTGCAACACGTGAAGATGTGGATGCGCTTGTCATTTCTCCAGAGACAAAAGCTCAACGTCGTGCTCACGAACTCAACCAACGCCGCATTGATACCGGCCTCCAGCCGCTTGAAGTTCATACATCTCCATTTGTTATCGCAGAAGACGGCGTCCGAATCAGCAGTACCCGCATTCGAAATGGAGAAATCGATGTTCACGGACGTGTGTTGGATTCCTCTGAAGAATAG
- a CDS encoding mechanosensitive ion channel family protein produces the protein MGNVVSRSLTELLGEIGVWQATVLLLGISIGVAVVLEFIVLRSLLRYTKRTETKYDHILVEELRIPIVLTAALTGVFLLTQIPSVVDNVILTDGQINNFFGRPSLSVILLAWAFAANRIVNRIVDEVKGKDSRFDFAPIFSNIWTLVVSAGTIATLLSVWGYSISPLLGAAGIAGMAVGFAARDTVANFFGGIALYFDDTYKLGDYIKLDTGEAGTVVNVGVRSTTLMTRDEVLITVPNSILNAAKVINQSAPETRKRLRVPIGVAYGTNIDTFEELIIEIASDETLVLDNPKPRMRFRQFGDSALQYELFCWVRAPTQAVKVHHKLNRTIYKRLMDVGIEIPFPQRDVRVTTEDSTDAKAVSTSTDESISSNGDSDSGVKAVENNDTV, from the coding sequence ATGGGTAATGTCGTTAGCAGAAGTTTGACCGAGTTGCTTGGAGAAATTGGTGTGTGGCAGGCGACGGTGCTATTGCTTGGAATTTCTATTGGTGTTGCAGTGGTTCTCGAATTTATCGTGCTCAGGTCGCTGTTGCGATACACAAAGCGTACGGAGACAAAGTACGATCATATTCTCGTCGAGGAACTCCGGATTCCGATCGTCCTCACAGCCGCACTGACAGGAGTGTTTTTGCTGACACAGATTCCATCAGTAGTTGATAATGTAATTCTAACAGATGGACAAATAAATAATTTCTTCGGGAGACCATCGTTGTCGGTCATCTTGCTTGCATGGGCCTTCGCGGCAAATCGCATCGTCAATCGAATTGTCGACGAGGTGAAAGGAAAAGATTCTCGGTTCGACTTTGCTCCCATTTTTTCGAATATCTGGACGCTCGTTGTCTCTGCTGGCACTATAGCGACGTTACTCTCTGTGTGGGGTTACAGCATCTCACCACTGTTGGGCGCTGCGGGAATCGCTGGCATGGCAGTTGGTTTCGCTGCAAGAGATACCGTCGCAAACTTCTTCGGCGGTATAGCGCTCTACTTCGACGACACGTACAAGCTTGGCGATTACATTAAATTGGACACCGGAGAGGCGGGGACCGTTGTCAACGTCGGGGTGCGATCGACGACGCTTATGACGCGTGATGAGGTACTCATCACCGTTCCGAATTCGATTCTCAACGCTGCGAAAGTGATCAATCAGTCAGCACCAGAGACGAGAAAGCGGCTTCGAGTTCCAATTGGGGTTGCGTACGGCACTAACATCGACACATTTGAAGAGCTTATTATAGAGATAGCAAGCGATGAAACGCTTGTCCTCGACAACCCGAAGCCACGTATGCGGTTCCGTCAGTTTGGAGACTCGGCGCTCCAATACGAACTCTTTTGTTGGGTGCGCGCACCGACGCAGGCTGTCAAAGTCCACCACAAACTCAATCGGACGATCTACAAGCGACTGATGGATGTCGGTATCGAAATCCCGTTCCCGCAACGAGATGTGCGTGTGACAACGGAGGATTCGACCGACGCAAAAGCTGTGTCAACCTCAACCGACGAGAGCATTTCTTCGAATGGAGACAGCGATTCCGGAGTGAAAGCGGTTGAGAACAACGATACCGTCTAA
- a CDS encoding Lrp/AsnC family transcriptional regulator, with product MPEPETDYRLDDIDRRILYALMQDGRNTTAASIADTVNVSGATVRNRIQNLEERGILRGYTAHVDFERAGGKLVNLYLCNVPIPEREALAHRSRAIPGVVNVRTLMTGRENLHVVAIGEHTKDLQRVSRNLSQLGIEIEDEDLIEDEFFSPYTPFGPDDDQQTDEPDDFISLTGQANIIQLTVRSKAPIAGHSLEEASDQGILDNNTLVIGIERDDQELTPHGNTVVHPDDIVTVLSRKNTDGTALEIFRGSNAEPAER from the coding sequence ATGCCAGAACCAGAAACTGACTATCGGCTCGACGACATTGATCGTCGTATCCTTTATGCACTCATGCAAGACGGGCGTAATACGACCGCCGCCTCGATTGCTGATACAGTTAATGTGTCGGGGGCGACCGTTCGAAACAGGATCCAGAACCTCGAAGAACGGGGCATCCTCCGTGGGTACACCGCACACGTTGACTTCGAACGGGCCGGTGGAAAGCTCGTGAATCTCTACTTGTGTAACGTTCCAATTCCAGAACGCGAAGCACTCGCTCACAGATCCCGCGCGATTCCCGGTGTCGTCAACGTCCGAACGCTGATGACAGGTCGTGAAAATCTTCATGTCGTTGCGATTGGTGAGCATACCAAAGATCTGCAACGAGTCTCTCGAAATCTCTCGCAACTCGGCATCGAAATCGAGGATGAAGATTTGATTGAAGACGAATTCTTCAGCCCGTATACACCGTTTGGCCCGGATGACGACCAACAAACCGATGAACCAGACGACTTCATCAGCCTCACGGGGCAAGCTAACATCATTCAACTGACCGTCCGATCGAAGGCTCCGATCGCAGGCCATAGCCTCGAAGAAGCGAGTGATCAAGGTATTCTCGACAACAATACGCTCGTCATCGGTATCGAGCGAGATGACCAAGAACTCACACCTCACGGCAACACGGTCGTTCATCCAGATGACATCGTTACCGTGCTCTCACGGAAGAACACTGACGGAACAGCACTAGAGATCTTCCGCGGATCCAACGCTGAGCCAGCTGAGCGATGA
- a CDS encoding universal stress protein, translated as MSKSLTESIIVPIANQEDAQATATALEPYDVGDITILYVVEKGEGVPDKTPVEQSKQVASESFDIFKETFPEAKTETTYQRNVVAGIIEAARDVDASAIAFRPRGGARIRQFLAGDRSLRLITEAERPVIALSVEVDE; from the coding sequence ATGAGCAAGTCACTTACCGAATCGATAATCGTTCCGATCGCTAACCAAGAAGACGCCCAAGCAACGGCGACAGCCCTCGAACCGTACGATGTCGGTGATATTACCATCTTGTATGTCGTCGAGAAAGGCGAAGGAGTCCCCGATAAAACTCCGGTTGAACAGTCCAAACAAGTTGCTAGTGAGTCGTTCGATATCTTCAAAGAGACGTTCCCCGAGGCCAAAACGGAAACCACATATCAACGTAACGTAGTCGCGGGAATCATTGAGGCTGCACGAGACGTTGATGCGAGCGCGATCGCTTTCCGACCTCGGGGTGGTGCCCGAATCCGCCAGTTCCTCGCTGGGGACCGCTCTCTCCGTCTGATTACCGAGGCGGAACGACCAGTTATTGCCCTCTCCGTGGAGGTGGATGAGTAA
- a CDS encoding amino acid permease: MTETNEELAKDLGLLSVLTIGVGTMVGAGIFVLPGEAAVAAGPAVALSFIVGGVISLFTALSASELGTAMPKAGGSYYYVNHALGPLFGSVAGWGNWMGLAFASAFYTLGFGEYLATFLPLPNLMFGSVGLTSFQVGALLAGAAFIAINYIGAKETGSVQIVIVTILVAILTVFSILGLFQADISTLRPFFPAEAGGAAAILPATGLVFVSFLGFAKITTVAEELKNPGRNLPLAVVGSVVIVTVMYGIIMVVLMGVVNWQQLGPSFTTTPVLDVAEIAFGTFGLAGIGVGMLTFAGLLATASSANASILASSRINFAMGRDKLISDKLNAIHPNFATPYRSIAVTGALILLFIIVGDVKTLAKAGSVLHLIVYGLLNIALIVMRQADVEEYQPEFEVPLYPVVPIVGAVTSFGLIAFMEPIEIALSLVFVAGGLIWYFVYARGIAEKKGILSQYILDRSEEMPPAAVSAASTVQPDGGEFRVMVPLANPQTEKDLITLASAAAKQRGGTVDAVHVVTAPDQTALQYAADHVDELEEDYHAILDEAKQDAETFGVDVETHTVLSHRLFKGIFDAAESHQASLVVMGWNEETHGLSGRVEGTFDELTDELPCDFLVLKDRGFDPDKILVPTAGGPDSDLSAEVAKLLQTEYDSDVTLLHVADSKEEGTVFLEDWADTHGFADATLQVETGDIESEIERAADSSTMVIIGATERGLLSRLVRGSLVLDVVDDVECSVLLAERPRTKTLIDRLIGDK; the protein is encoded by the coding sequence ATGACTGAAACCAACGAAGAACTTGCGAAAGATCTCGGGCTACTCTCGGTACTGACGATCGGTGTCGGGACGATGGTCGGTGCAGGCATCTTCGTGCTGCCGGGTGAAGCGGCTGTGGCAGCCGGGCCGGCCGTTGCACTCTCGTTCATTGTTGGAGGTGTTATTTCGCTGTTCACAGCGCTCTCTGCCTCTGAACTGGGAACAGCGATGCCAAAGGCCGGTGGAAGCTATTACTACGTAAACCACGCCTTAGGACCACTGTTCGGCTCGGTTGCTGGCTGGGGCAACTGGATGGGACTTGCCTTCGCCTCTGCGTTCTACACCCTCGGGTTCGGCGAGTATCTGGCCACGTTCCTTCCACTCCCTAACCTTATGTTCGGGTCTGTCGGTTTGACTTCGTTTCAGGTTGGTGCGCTCTTAGCAGGTGCTGCGTTCATCGCCATCAACTACATCGGCGCGAAAGAGACCGGCAGTGTCCAGATCGTAATTGTTACGATCCTTGTCGCTATCCTTACAGTCTTCTCGATTCTCGGTCTCTTTCAGGCGGATATCTCGACACTTCGGCCGTTTTTCCCGGCAGAAGCGGGAGGCGCTGCCGCTATCCTCCCCGCAACAGGTCTCGTATTCGTCTCATTCCTCGGATTCGCAAAAATCACGACTGTCGCCGAGGAGCTGAAAAATCCTGGACGGAACCTACCGCTGGCCGTCGTCGGCAGCGTGGTGATTGTGACGGTGATGTACGGTATCATCATGGTGGTACTGATGGGTGTGGTTAACTGGCAGCAGCTTGGCCCATCGTTCACTACAACCCCCGTTTTGGATGTCGCCGAAATCGCCTTCGGAACGTTCGGTCTCGCGGGTATCGGTGTTGGCATGTTGACGTTTGCGGGACTGTTAGCAACCGCCTCCAGCGCGAATGCGAGTATCCTCGCTTCTTCGAGAATTAACTTTGCGATGGGACGAGACAAGCTCATCTCAGACAAACTCAACGCGATCCATCCCAATTTCGCTACCCCGTATCGGAGCATCGCGGTTACGGGTGCGCTCATCCTCCTGTTCATTATTGTGGGTGACGTGAAGACGCTCGCAAAAGCCGGTAGCGTCCTCCACCTCATCGTCTACGGACTACTCAACATCGCACTCATCGTGATGCGTCAGGCCGACGTCGAGGAGTACCAGCCCGAATTCGAGGTGCCGTTATACCCGGTGGTGCCGATCGTCGGCGCTGTTACATCGTTTGGACTAATCGCGTTCATGGAACCGATTGAGATTGCGCTTTCACTGGTGTTCGTCGCCGGCGGACTCATTTGGTATTTCGTCTATGCTCGAGGGATAGCCGAAAAGAAAGGGATCCTGAGCCAGTATATTCTCGACCGATCGGAGGAAATGCCGCCGGCTGCGGTTTCGGCTGCGAGTACGGTTCAACCCGATGGTGGCGAGTTTCGGGTAATGGTTCCACTTGCAAACCCACAGACAGAGAAAGATCTCATCACGCTAGCGAGCGCTGCCGCAAAGCAGCGAGGTGGAACCGTCGATGCGGTCCATGTCGTCACAGCGCCCGACCAAACTGCGCTTCAATACGCCGCCGATCACGTCGATGAGCTTGAAGAAGATTATCACGCGATACTCGACGAAGCGAAACAGGACGCCGAAACATTCGGCGTCGACGTTGAAACCCACACGGTCCTCTCACACCGGCTGTTCAAAGGGATCTTCGACGCAGCCGAGTCACATCAAGCGTCGCTCGTTGTCATGGGATGGAATGAAGAGACGCATGGCCTCTCAGGACGGGTTGAAGGCACTTTCGACGAGCTGACCGATGAGTTGCCGTGTGATTTCTTGGTTCTCAAAGATCGTGGGTTTGACCCTGATAAGATTCTCGTGCCGACAGCAGGCGGACCGGATTCGGACCTCTCTGCTGAAGTTGCAAAACTGTTACAGACTGAGTACGATTCAGATGTCACGCTCCTTCACGTCGCTGACTCGAAGGAAGAGGGAACCGTCTTCCTTGAGGACTGGGCAGACACTCACGGCTTCGCGGACGCGACGTTACAAGTCGAAACCGGAGATATCGAGTCCGAAATTGAGCGAGCAGCTGACAGCAGCACGATGGTGATCATCGGTGCGACTGAGCGCGGACTTCTCTCGCGGTTAGTCCGTGGCAGCTTGGTGTTGGATGTCGTCGACGATGTCGAGTGTTCTGTGCTCCTCGCCGAACGACCACGAACAAAGACACTGATCGATCGACTAATCGGAGATAAATAA